In Pseudomonas glycinae, the DNA window TGAACACCGCCATCGCGGGCAAGTCGAGTCGTCGCACCGCCGCTCCCACAGTGGTTGATGCAAGCCTTACCAACAAACCCCGGAGAAATCCGGGGTTTGTCGTTTCTGGCAGCCCCGCTATCATTCGCCGCATCTTCCGGGGGATTTGACTGATGCTTAATGGCCTGTGGCTTGGCTTCTTCGTCGTGGCAGCCGTTTCGGCGCTGGGGCAATGGCTGATCGGCGGCAACGCCGGGATCTTCGCGGCGATGGTGGAAAGCATTTTTGCCATGGCCAAGCTATCGGTCGAAGTCATGGTGCTGCTGTTCGGCACGCTGACCCTGTGGCTGGGTTTCCTGCGCATTGCCGAAAAGGCCGGCATCGTTGAATGGCTGGCCAAAGTGCTCGGGCCACTGTTCCTGCGGCTGATGCCGGAAGTTCCAGCCGGACATCCCGCGCTGGGCCTGATCACCCTGAACTTCGCCGCCAACGGCCTGGGCCTGGACAATGCCGCCACGCCGATCGGCCTCAAAGCCATGAAGGCGCTGCAAGAGCTCAACCCCAGCTCGACCATCGCCAGCAACGCGCAAATCCTGTTCCTCGTGCTCAACGCGTCGTCCCTGACCCTGTTGCCAGTGACGATCTTCATGTACCGCGCCCAGCAAGGCGCGCCGGACCCGACGCTGGTGTTCCTGCCGATCCTGCTGGCCACCAGTTGCTCGACCATCGTCGGCTTCCTGTCGGTGGCGTTCATGCAGCGCCTGCGGGTCTGGGACCCGGTGGTGCTGGCTTACCTGATTCCCGGCGCGCTGATCCTCGGCGGCTTCATGGCGTTGCTCGCGACAATGTCGGCCACCGCGCTGGCGGGGCTGTCGTCGATCCTCGGCAACCTGACGCTGTTCGGCCTGATCATGCTGTTCCTGATGATCGGCGCCTTGCGCAAGGTGAAGGTCTACGAGGCCTTCGTCGAAGGTGCGAAGGAAGGTTTCGACGTGGCCAAGAACCTGCTGCCGTATCTGGTGGCGATGCTCTGCGCGATCGGCGTATTGCGCGCATCGGGCGCGCTGGACTTCGGCCTCGACGGCATCCGCCATCTGGTGGAGTGGGCAGGGTGGGACACGCGCTTCGTCGATGCGCTGCCGACTGCGATGGTCAAACCGTTCTCCGGCAGCGCCGCCCGGGCGATGCTGATCGAGACGATGAAGACCTCGGGCGTGGACAGCTTCCCGGCACTGGTGGCCGCAACGATCCAGGGCAGCACCGAAACCACGTTCTACGTATTGGCGGTGTACTTCGGCGCGGTGGGCATCCAGCGCGCCCGGCATGCCGTGGGTTGTGCGCTGCTGGCCGAACTCGCGGGCGTGCTCGGCGCTATCGGTGTCTGCTACTGGTTCTTCGGTTAAGCCTCAAGGCCGGGCAGGTGGGGCAACCTTCTGCCCTTGCTCCACCGCCCACGCCACCACCTTCGCGGTTAGACGATCACTGGCCTGCCCGAATCCGGCCACCACCGCCGGAACCTTCACATCACTGAGCGGCTGACGCTCTTCAAAGCGGCGACTGGCGAGAATCCGCTGGTCGTAACCGCGCACCAGCAACGCATCGACACGCACCACCACGCTGGCCTGTGTGCCCTGATACTCGGTCTGAAACGCCTGCAGGCTGCCGCCCAGTTCCAGGTCTGCCTGGAAATTGCTGTCGTCGGTGCTCAACAGCGATACTCGGCCATCGCGCTGAAAACCATCGAGCAAGCGGTTACGCACCAGCACCGGCGCCGGATCGCTCCAGCGCGAGGCCTTGTAG includes these proteins:
- a CDS encoding ABC-type transport auxiliary lipoprotein family protein is translated as MKLTRLALLAGFTLIGACSILPKSEPLDVYRLPAAQAPASAGSASTQHWSLRLNKLQASEALNRPSIAVIPQGDVISSYKASRWSDPAPVLVRNRLLDGFQRDGRVSLLSTDDSNFQADLELGGSLQAFQTEYQGTQASVVVRVDALLVRGYDQRILASRRFEERQPLSDVKVPAVVAGFGQASDRLTAKVVAWAVEQGQKVAPPARP
- a CDS encoding nucleoside recognition domain-containing protein gives rise to the protein MLNGLWLGFFVVAAVSALGQWLIGGNAGIFAAMVESIFAMAKLSVEVMVLLFGTLTLWLGFLRIAEKAGIVEWLAKVLGPLFLRLMPEVPAGHPALGLITLNFAANGLGLDNAATPIGLKAMKALQELNPSSTIASNAQILFLVLNASSLTLLPVTIFMYRAQQGAPDPTLVFLPILLATSCSTIVGFLSVAFMQRLRVWDPVVLAYLIPGALILGGFMALLATMSATALAGLSSILGNLTLFGLIMLFLMIGALRKVKVYEAFVEGAKEGFDVAKNLLPYLVAMLCAIGVLRASGALDFGLDGIRHLVEWAGWDTRFVDALPTAMVKPFSGSAARAMLIETMKTSGVDSFPALVAATIQGSTETTFYVLAVYFGAVGIQRARHAVGCALLAELAGVLGAIGVCYWFFG